A single genomic interval of uncultured Desulfobacter sp. harbors:
- a CDS encoding efflux RND transporter periplasmic adaptor subunit has translation MDLTDDINATLKNTGPRKKGKKRFFIILLILIVAAAGAYFFLLPKDPSDGGPGLGAGITFKTSKAAITDIHVTVSATGTLEPTNEVDVGSELSGTIQEVFVDYNDQVTEGQVLARLDIADLQAQVRKSKASLASARASVQQAQATVEETNRKLKNLKKVRELSGGKVPAQTDMDQAQANYTRAMADRAMAEASVAEVQASLDSTLTELSKADIISPVNGVVLTRDIEKGSTVAASFEAPVLFTLAEDLTKMKLNVDVDEADIGVVKEGLDAHFTVDAYPQRKFSAKIQQVRFNATTTDGVVTYETIMTCDNADLALRPGMTATADIIVKKADQVLSVPSAALRFSMPKPGENSSKPSLLRMFIPGPPRRGGRQAKHVTIKGGKDQGTIWILDENKRPRPVPVKTGLSDGMHTQIIEGDIAKGTEVIVSTTTKGN, from the coding sequence ATGGATTTAACTGATGATATCAATGCCACATTAAAAAACACGGGCCCCCGAAAAAAGGGCAAAAAGCGTTTCTTCATAATTCTTTTGATTCTGATTGTCGCCGCAGCAGGGGCATATTTTTTCCTGCTGCCCAAAGACCCGTCAGACGGCGGTCCGGGTCTGGGCGCAGGGATCACGTTTAAGACATCGAAGGCCGCGATCACCGATATTCATGTAACGGTTTCCGCCACAGGCACCCTGGAACCCACCAACGAGGTGGATGTGGGCAGTGAATTATCCGGCACCATCCAGGAGGTGTTTGTAGATTACAACGACCAGGTCACCGAAGGCCAGGTCCTGGCCCGGCTGGATATCGCTGATCTGCAGGCCCAGGTGCGCAAAAGCAAAGCGTCTCTGGCATCGGCCCGGGCATCGGTACAACAGGCCCAGGCCACGGTGGAAGAAACAAACCGGAAATTAAAAAACCTGAAAAAAGTCCGGGAATTGAGCGGCGGCAAGGTGCCGGCCCAGACCGACATGGATCAAGCCCAGGCCAACTACACCCGGGCTATGGCCGACCGGGCCATGGCCGAAGCAAGTGTCGCCGAGGTTCAGGCATCTTTGGACAGCACGTTAACCGAATTGTCCAAGGCAGATATTATTTCCCCTGTAAACGGGGTTGTCCTGACCCGGGACATTGAAAAGGGCTCCACCGTGGCTGCCTCATTTGAGGCCCCGGTGCTGTTCACCCTGGCAGAAGACTTGACCAAAATGAAGCTGAACGTGGATGTGGACGAAGCAGACATTGGTGTGGTCAAGGAAGGACTTGACGCCCACTTCACCGTGGATGCCTACCCCCAGCGCAAATTTTCGGCAAAAATCCAGCAGGTCCGGTTTAATGCCACCACCACGGACGGGGTGGTCACGTATGAAACCATCATGACTTGTGACAACGCCGATTTAGCTTTGCGACCGGGTATGACCGCCACGGCAGACATCATTGTTAAAAAAGCGGACCAGGTCTTGTCTGTTCCCAGTGCTGCCCTAAGATTCTCGATGCCCAAACCCGGGGAAAATAGCAGTAAACCTTCGCTGTTAAGAATGTTCATACCCGGTCCGCCCAGGCGCGGCGGCCGACAGGCCAAACATGTCACCATCAAAGGCGGCAAAGACCAGGGCACTATATGGATTCTGGATGAAAACAAGCGGCCAAGACCTGTGCCTGTCAAAACCGGCTTAAGCGACGGTATGCACACCCAGATTATAGAAGGAGACATCGCCAAAGGCACCGAAGTGATTGTTTCCACGACCACAAAGGGAAACTAA
- a CDS encoding efflux transporter outer membrane subunit — MQKRFLFLSDIPWSDICLIFIFITLFTGCKAVGPDYKQPDLFPEGSWHAPMQKGLAQAPAAPEQLAQWWTVLDDPVLTDLISRAVQNNLDVKLALARIRQYRLLKGIEEADRLPTVNASGGASWTGTSNEDDTGTIYKTYSAGLDASWESDLFGRIQRSIEAADASLSAQQEALRDTLVSLVGDLADTYIDVRTAQIRLNVVRQSIDSQTESFQLTQWQYQAGLTDELDVHQARYSLENAKAQIPALESSLSEAMNRVAVLSGLAPGILHEKLASPNLLPTLPATIAVGLPADALRRRPDIREAEYELIAQTAQVGVATADLYPELTLSGSIGMDALSPAELIDTILDPSHWARSLAADLSHTLFDAGSIRKNIEVQNALQEQALIQYESAILSALEEVENALVAYATEQTRLEHLTIAAEQALAAEDLAKKKYQSGLIDFTTVLTSQQTVLSYQSDLATSQGTCVSNLITLYKVLGGGWTPVGSDAPTGGQNKSEIQPTP, encoded by the coding sequence ATGCAAAAACGCTTTTTATTTCTGTCAGATATCCCCTGGTCAGACATCTGTCTGATTTTTATTTTTATTACGCTTTTCACAGGCTGCAAAGCCGTTGGACCGGACTACAAACAGCCGGACCTTTTCCCTGAAGGGTCCTGGCATGCCCCCATGCAAAAGGGGTTGGCCCAAGCACCGGCAGCCCCTGAACAGCTGGCGCAATGGTGGACGGTACTCGATGACCCGGTGCTCACGGATCTGATTTCCCGTGCGGTTCAAAACAACTTGGATGTGAAACTGGCCCTGGCGCGCATTCGCCAGTACCGGTTGCTCAAGGGAATTGAAGAGGCCGATAGACTGCCTACCGTTAATGCCTCGGGCGGGGCGTCCTGGACCGGTACCAGCAATGAGGACGATACCGGCACAATTTACAAGACCTATAGCGCCGGGCTGGATGCAAGTTGGGAAAGTGACCTGTTCGGCCGCATCCAGCGATCCATTGAAGCTGCGGACGCAAGTCTTTCGGCCCAGCAGGAGGCGCTGCGGGATACCCTGGTCAGTCTTGTGGGAGATCTTGCCGACACTTACATTGATGTACGCACGGCCCAGATACGCCTGAATGTCGTCCGGCAGAGCATTGACTCCCAAACAGAATCCTTCCAGCTCACCCAGTGGCAGTACCAGGCAGGCCTGACCGATGAACTGGATGTCCACCAGGCTCGGTACAGCCTTGAAAATGCCAAAGCCCAGATTCCGGCCCTTGAATCTTCCTTGTCCGAGGCCATGAACCGTGTGGCTGTGCTCTCGGGTCTTGCCCCCGGCATCCTGCACGAAAAGCTGGCATCCCCCAACCTCTTGCCCACACTACCGGCAACCATTGCCGTGGGCCTTCCCGCAGATGCCCTGCGAAGACGGCCCGACATCAGAGAGGCTGAATACGAACTCATTGCCCAGACCGCCCAGGTAGGAGTGGCCACGGCAGATCTTTATCCTGAACTGACCCTGTCCGGTTCCATTGGTATGGATGCCCTGAGCCCTGCCGAACTCATTGACACTATTTTAGATCCATCCCATTGGGCCCGGTCCCTGGCCGCAGACCTGTCCCACACCCTGTTTGACGCCGGCAGTATCCGTAAAAATATTGAGGTCCAGAACGCTTTGCAGGAACAGGCCCTGATCCAGTACGAATCTGCCATTTTGTCGGCCCTGGAAGAAGTGGAAAATGCCCTGGTGGCCTATGCCACGGAACAAACCCGGCTGGAACACCTGACCATTGCCGCCGAACAGGCCCTGGCCGCCGAGGACCTGGCAAAAAAGAAATACCAATCCGGCCTGATTGATTTCACCACAGTGCTGACATCCCAGCAGACCGTGTTATCCTATCAAAGTGATCTTGCCACAAGCCAGGGCACCTGTGTATCCAACCTGATCACCCTTTACAAGGTCCTTGGCGGGGGCTGGACCCCGGTGGGATCTGACGCCCCAACGGGCGGACAAAACAAATCTGAAATACAGCCAACCCCTTAA
- a CDS encoding DUF5320 domain-containing protein, with protein MLTESRKPAVENVADSHIRQGRNPDKINMKGENIMPGFNQRGPQGLGPMTGRGLGVCGNRNMAGAGCGAGYGAGYGGQGFGRGFGRGFGGGGRGMGRWYGPVAAPGAADETILQERARMLEEELNAVKAQLKTMSEDN; from the coding sequence ATGTTAACAGAATCACGGAAGCCGGCCGTGGAAAATGTGGCCGACTCCCATATCAGACAGGGTAGAAACCCTGATAAAATAAACATGAAAGGAGAAAATATCATGCCGGGATTTAATCAAAGAGGACCACAAGGATTAGGACCCATGACCGGAAGAGGCCTGGGGGTTTGCGGAAACCGAAACATGGCCGGGGCTGGATGCGGAGCTGGCTATGGGGCAGGTTATGGCGGCCAGGGATTCGGCCGAGGATTTGGCCGGGGATTTGGCGGCGGCGGTCGCGGTATGGGCCGCTGGTATGGCCCCGTTGCTGCGCCTGGGGCAGCAGATGAAACCATACTCCAGGAAAGAGCCAGGATGCTGGAAGAGGAACTGAATGCCGTTAAGGCTCAACTCAAGACCATGTCTGAAGACAATTAA
- a CDS encoding AzlC family ABC transporter permease, whose amino-acid sequence MQHSDTRDALKAGIPIFIGYFPAAVAFGILARTTGTTCWEAMLFSIVVFAGASQFIALNLLATGMGPVGIILTTLLVNFRHFLMSAYLSTRICEKAVKYYLPMAFGVTDETFSVMSFTRKTLTRQFVMLLELTAYTGWVSGTLAGFVLGTFMPDVLTQSMGVALYALLLAILMPELKSSLRSLALALASGLFNWFLVTVDVLPKGWSIIVCILVVASAGAIFHPGFIKEKNIHG is encoded by the coding sequence ATGCAACACTCAGACACCCGGGACGCCTTAAAAGCCGGTATCCCAATATTTATTGGATATTTCCCGGCTGCCGTGGCCTTTGGGATTTTGGCCAGAACCACAGGAACCACATGTTGGGAAGCCATGTTGTTTTCCATTGTGGTTTTTGCCGGTGCCAGCCAGTTTATTGCCTTGAACCTGCTGGCCACGGGCATGGGGCCGGTGGGCATTATACTGACTACCCTGCTGGTGAATTTCCGGCATTTTCTCATGAGCGCCTATCTGTCCACCCGAATTTGTGAAAAAGCGGTAAAATATTATCTACCCATGGCCTTCGGCGTGACTGATGAAACCTTTTCCGTGATGTCTTTCACCCGGAAAACCCTGACCCGGCAATTTGTTATGCTCCTGGAACTCACCGCTTATACAGGGTGGGTGTCCGGCACCCTGGCAGGATTTGTGCTGGGAACATTTATGCCTGACGTCCTCACCCAGAGCATGGGCGTGGCCCTGTATGCCCTTCTTTTAGCCATTCTTATGCCGGAATTGAAAAGTTCTTTGCGCTCTCTTGCTCTGGCCCTTGCCTCGGGGCTCTTTAATTGGTTTCTGGTTACGGTGGATGTTCTGCCAAAAGGGTGGAGTATTATCGTCTGCATCCTGGTGGTGGCGTCTGCAGGAGCCATTTTTCACCCTGGTTTTATAAAGGAAAAAAATATTCATGGATAG
- a CDS encoding AzlD domain-containing protein — MDRSLIPLIFGMAAVTYGPRLAPFLFFRNARIPARLDAFLKCIPVAAIGALIIPGAFTATPDLPWAAVAGMGFTLVYGLFKGGIIVPVLGSVAVAWLVLSF, encoded by the coding sequence ATGGATAGGAGTCTGATCCCTTTAATTTTCGGCATGGCCGCCGTTACTTACGGTCCGCGCCTGGCCCCGTTCCTTTTTTTCCGGAATGCCCGGATTCCCGCCCGCCTGGATGCCTTTTTAAAGTGTATCCCTGTGGCCGCCATAGGTGCCCTGATTATCCCGGGAGCCTTCACTGCCACGCCGGATTTGCCCTGGGCCGCAGTTGCCGGCATGGGATTTACTCTGGTTTACGGCCTTTTCAAAGGGGGCATCATCGTTCCCGTGCTTGGGTCCGTGGCAGTGGCCTGGCTGGTGTTAAGTTTTTGA
- a CDS encoding helix-turn-helix domain-containing protein, with translation MIHILDKAAQITEHMKALGFSVYECKAYLALLTEYPLNGYVLSKASGVPRSRIYEILKSLIDKQMVFEQDDGKSKTYTPMDPEIFIRKLRSRFQGIFQDLTEYANHLYREPKQDNRLVMIQGRDNILSFLAVLIKGAQKRIAVSIWDEELRALTGEFDGALARGVMLRGIYFGSDNVYNDLVPHRRLQRYMAEKKERFLSVIVDRCHAVSGVMSRGADSKATWTRDEGFIEVSEDYIAHDLVVNLYSASLDRAGYEKFEAFADNVHDRFFHYVKIM, from the coding sequence TTGATTCATATTTTGGATAAGGCAGCGCAGATCACGGAACATATGAAAGCGTTAGGATTTTCGGTCTATGAATGCAAAGCATATCTGGCGCTTCTGACGGAGTACCCCTTGAACGGATATGTTTTAAGCAAGGCCTCGGGTGTTCCCCGGTCCCGTATATATGAGATACTTAAAAGTTTGATCGACAAACAGATGGTATTTGAACAAGATGACGGAAAGTCAAAGACATATACCCCCATGGACCCGGAAATTTTTATCAGAAAGCTTCGCTCCCGGTTCCAGGGAATTTTTCAAGACTTGACTGAGTACGCAAATCATCTGTACCGGGAACCTAAACAGGATAACCGCCTGGTGATGATCCAGGGGCGGGATAATATTTTGTCCTTTCTGGCAGTCCTGATCAAAGGGGCGCAAAAGCGCATTGCCGTGTCCATCTGGGATGAAGAACTTAGGGCATTGACCGGGGAGTTTGATGGCGCCCTTGCCCGGGGCGTGATGCTTCGCGGCATTTATTTCGGCTCAGATAATGTTTATAACGACCTTGTCCCCCACCGCAGGCTTCAGCGGTACATGGCTGAAAAAAAAGAACGCTTTTTATCCGTGATTGTGGATCGCTGCCATGCCGTGTCCGGTGTTATGTCCCGGGGGGCGGACTCAAAGGCCACCTGGACCCGGGATGAAGGATTTATTGAGGTTAGTGAAGATTATATTGCCCATGATCTTGTGGTCAATCTTTATTCGGCGTCCCTGGACAGGGCAGGGTATGAAAAATTTGAAGCCTTTGCCGATAATGTCCATGACCGGTTTTTCCACTATGTAAAAATAATGTAA
- a CDS encoding DUF6125 family protein, giving the protein MQDSTPFQAQDLTPDMQKKQLIDMFTRIVVHYGLWFNEVQHQMGMEKALTALDTATQSSIAILMKHLSRTLGFELDQGMPKALMSLDDATTEKLMAAVGKSWLANDGVWFQAVEFAHGMNDAKRCNDSCWARFSPYEAHRIKNILGLGKHPGLEGLKKALNFRMYAFINEQSIVEETADSFVFQMNECRVQRARMRKGLDDYPCKSGGLVEYARFAEGVDDRIETECIGCPPDPHPETWFCAWRFTLAQ; this is encoded by the coding sequence ATGCAAGATTCCACTCCGTTCCAAGCCCAGGACCTTACCCCTGATATGCAGAAAAAACAGCTGATTGACATGTTTACTCGTATTGTTGTCCATTACGGCCTCTGGTTCAATGAGGTTCAGCACCAGATGGGCATGGAAAAGGCGCTTACTGCTCTGGATACGGCCACACAATCTTCAATTGCTATTCTCATGAAACATCTGTCCCGTACTCTGGGTTTTGAATTGGACCAAGGCATGCCTAAGGCGTTGATGTCACTGGATGATGCCACAACCGAAAAATTGATGGCGGCGGTAGGCAAATCCTGGCTGGCCAATGACGGGGTCTGGTTTCAGGCTGTGGAGTTCGCGCACGGTATGAACGATGCAAAACGGTGCAATGATTCTTGTTGGGCTCGATTTTCACCCTATGAAGCCCACCGCATAAAAAATATTTTAGGCCTGGGTAAACATCCAGGGCTTGAGGGGCTCAAAAAAGCATTGAATTTCAGGATGTACGCTTTTATCAATGAGCAGAGCATTGTCGAAGAAACTGCGGACAGTTTTGTTTTTCAAATGAATGAATGCAGGGTTCAACGGGCAAGGATGCGCAAGGGTCTGGATGATTATCCCTGCAAATCCGGCGGTCTTGTTGAATACGCCCGTTTTGCCGAAGGCGTTGATGACAGAATTGAAACCGAATGTATTGGGTGTCCGCCGGATCCCCATCCTGAAACCTGGTTCTGCGCATGGCGCTTTACCTTGGCACAGTGA
- a CDS encoding carboxyl transferase domain-containing protein produces MGVTSDKIQELRLKEKNIKAMGGEKALAKRREKGVLNARQRLNLLFDAGTFRELDMFVTHRCTNFGMETKDIPADGVITGHGKVDGRLVFAYAQDFTASAGSLGEMQAKKICKVMDLGIKAGAPVIGMNDSGGARIQEGIDALSGYGEIFFRNSAASGVIPQISAIMGPTAGGAVYSPAMTDFIFMVKESSYMFITGPNVIKAVTGEEITFEALGGAMTHNEKSGVAQFACESDEDCIEQIKQLLSFLPSNNMEDPPIKPTDDSPHRMAPALDTIIPDKSNQAYDVKQVIAAIVDDGYFFEPHQYFARNIVICFARLNGRPIGIIANQPMVMAGCLDIDASDKATRFIRFCDAFNIPMLTIADVPGYLPGSHQEWGGVIRHGAKLLWCYAEATVPKLLLITRKDYGGSYIAMCSKHLGADMAFAWPMAEVAVMGAEGAANVIHAREIKNAEDPAAMRKQKIDEYNTQFSNPYCAAARGYVDAVIVPSETRPRLIDALEAVVTKREFRPAKKHGNIPV; encoded by the coding sequence ATGGGAGTCACTTCCGACAAAATTCAGGAATTAAGGCTAAAAGAGAAAAATATTAAGGCCATGGGCGGTGAAAAAGCTTTGGCTAAACGGCGTGAAAAGGGCGTTCTTAACGCCAGGCAGCGCCTTAACCTGCTGTTTGACGCCGGTACTTTCAGGGAACTGGACATGTTCGTGACCCACCGGTGTACCAATTTTGGCATGGAAACCAAGGACATTCCCGCAGACGGTGTAATAACCGGCCACGGAAAGGTGGATGGTCGTCTGGTCTTTGCCTATGCCCAGGATTTTACGGCCTCGGCCGGGTCCTTGGGAGAAATGCAGGCCAAAAAAATATGTAAAGTCATGGACTTAGGGATTAAAGCCGGTGCCCCTGTTATCGGCATGAACGATTCCGGCGGTGCCCGGATACAGGAAGGCATTGACGCATTGTCGGGTTACGGCGAAATCTTTTTTCGTAATTCCGCGGCTTCGGGCGTGATCCCGCAGATTTCGGCCATCATGGGCCCCACTGCAGGCGGGGCGGTGTATTCGCCGGCCATGACCGATTTTATCTTCATGGTCAAGGAATCCTCGTATATGTTCATCACCGGCCCCAATGTCATTAAGGCGGTCACCGGCGAGGAAATTACCTTTGAAGCCCTTGGCGGTGCCATGACCCATAACGAAAAGTCCGGGGTGGCTCAGTTTGCCTGTGAGTCTGATGAGGACTGCATTGAACAGATCAAGCAGCTTTTATCCTTTCTGCCGTCCAACAATATGGAAGATCCCCCGATCAAACCCACGGACGATTCCCCGCATCGCATGGCCCCGGCCCTGGACACTATTATTCCGGATAAATCCAACCAGGCCTATGATGTCAAACAGGTCATTGCCGCCATCGTGGACGACGGCTACTTTTTCGAACCCCACCAGTATTTTGCCAGAAATATCGTGATCTGTTTTGCCCGGCTCAATGGTCGTCCCATCGGCATTATTGCAAACCAGCCCATGGTTATGGCCGGCTGCCTGGATATCGATGCATCCGACAAAGCCACCCGGTTTATCCGGTTCTGTGATGCCTTTAACATTCCCATGCTTACCATTGCTGATGTGCCCGGTTATCTGCCTGGCTCCCACCAGGAGTGGGGCGGGGTTATCCGGCACGGGGCAAAACTGTTATGGTGTTACGCCGAGGCCACGGTGCCCAAGCTTTTGCTGATCACAAGAAAGGATTACGGTGGCTCATATATTGCCATGTGCTCCAAGCATCTCGGGGCGGACATGGCCTTTGCCTGGCCCATGGCCGAGGTTGCAGTCATGGGGGCTGAGGGTGCGGCAAACGTCATCCATGCACGGGAGATTAAAAATGCCGAAGACCCGGCAGCCATGCGTAAGCAGAAAATAGACGAGTACAATACCCAGTTCTCCAATCCCTATTGTGCCGCAGCAAGGGGATATGTGGACGCAGTGATCGTGCCGAGTGAAACCCGGCCAAGGCTGATAGATGCCCTTGAGGCCGTGGTGACTAAACGGGAATTCCGACCGGCCAAGAAACACGGAAATATTCCAGTGTAA
- a CDS encoding pyruvate carboxylase subunit B, which produces MTDHNEVKMVEMDYSGVRAKAENPLKIQDLSLRDGHQSLFATRGRTEDMIPVAEQMDEIGFWAVEVWGGASFHTMHRYLNEDPWQRLRTLKRYFKKTPISMLLRGQKLVGYRNYADDLAELFIKKTVENGLDIFRTFDALNDYRNFETVVPVIKSCGAHFQGCICYTLTEPRLGKGVYSLDYYVKKAKDLEGMGADSICIKDVAGLMAPYDAFELVKALKAEVTPPIHLHSHFTSGMSPMTHLKAVEAGIDIIDTCMTPYAYRTSHAALEPFVMSLLGTNRDTGFDIKALTRINETLERDVIPKYKHLLDDSKVSLIDIDVTLHQTPDFMRANLEKQLREMDALDKINEVYKELPRVRKELGQIPLVTPTSRIVGTQTVNNVLFDTKEERYKMITDQVKDLCYGLYGKTAAPIDAELQKKALKDYERGEEPITCRPAEVLTPELEKAREEIGDLAVDEEDLILCALFPVTGKKYLMQKYGKEQVPDTLKPITLEDVKKRDDMIKKAKAGKLIEPAADLPEKSEFARTFNVFVDGECFEVGVDEVGGSPVISYASLAAATPAPAGAPAVPSAPAVPPAAPAAPAPKPAAPKASTPAPKPKPAAAADSGTPVLAPMPGVIVKYQKNVGDTVNAGDAVVVIEAMKMENILPATADGTIAAINFTSGDSVAKDDVLAIIE; this is translated from the coding sequence ATGACCGATCACAATGAAGTTAAAATGGTTGAGATGGATTATTCCGGAGTGCGGGCAAAGGCAGAAAATCCCCTGAAAATTCAGGATCTCTCCCTACGGGACGGCCATCAGTCATTGTTTGCCACCCGGGGGCGCACCGAAGATATGATCCCTGTGGCCGAACAAATGGATGAAATCGGATTTTGGGCTGTTGAGGTCTGGGGCGGTGCCTCCTTTCACACCATGCACCGGTATCTCAACGAAGATCCCTGGCAACGGCTTCGCACCCTGAAACGGTATTTCAAAAAAACCCCCATTTCCATGCTGCTGCGCGGCCAGAAACTTGTGGGGTACCGCAACTATGCCGATGACCTGGCCGAACTTTTTATTAAAAAGACCGTGGAAAACGGGCTGGATATTTTCAGAACCTTTGATGCGCTCAATGATTACAGGAATTTTGAAACCGTGGTACCTGTCATCAAATCGTGTGGTGCGCATTTCCAGGGTTGCATCTGTTATACCCTGACAGAGCCGCGCCTGGGCAAAGGGGTGTATAGTCTGGACTATTATGTGAAAAAGGCCAAAGACCTTGAAGGTATGGGTGCCGACTCCATCTGCATCAAGGATGTGGCGGGGTTGATGGCTCCCTATGACGCCTTTGAGCTTGTAAAAGCGCTTAAGGCGGAAGTTACGCCTCCGATCCACCTGCATTCCCATTTTACTTCGGGCATGTCCCCCATGACCCATCTTAAGGCTGTTGAGGCAGGGATTGACATCATTGATACCTGCATGACGCCCTATGCATACAGAACATCCCATGCCGCACTTGAACCTTTTGTGATGAGCCTATTGGGCACCAACCGGGATACAGGATTTGATATCAAGGCCCTTACCCGGATTAATGAGACCCTGGAAAGAGATGTGATACCCAAGTATAAACACCTGCTTGATGACAGCAAGGTCTCCTTAATTGATATTGATGTAACCCTGCACCAGACACCGGATTTCATGCGTGCCAATCTGGAGAAACAGCTTCGGGAAATGGATGCCCTGGACAAAATTAATGAGGTGTACAAAGAACTGCCCAGGGTCAGAAAAGAACTGGGCCAAATTCCGCTTGTGACGCCTACCAGCCGTATTGTAGGTACCCAGACGGTGAACAATGTGCTTTTTGATACCAAGGAAGAGCGCTACAAAATGATTACGGATCAGGTCAAGGATTTGTGTTATGGCCTGTACGGAAAAACAGCTGCCCCCATTGATGCCGAACTGCAGAAAAAAGCGCTCAAGGACTACGAAAGGGGTGAAGAACCCATTACCTGCCGGCCGGCTGAGGTTCTGACACCGGAACTGGAAAAAGCCAGGGAAGAAATCGGCGATCTGGCTGTGGATGAGGAAGATCTCATTCTTTGTGCCCTGTTCCCTGTAACCGGCAAAAAATACCTGATGCAGAAATACGGTAAGGAACAGGTGCCTGACACTCTCAAACCCATTACCCTGGAAGATGTTAAAAAACGGGATGATATGATTAAAAAGGCCAAAGCTGGTAAGCTCATCGAACCGGCTGCGGATCTTCCTGAAAAAAGCGAATTTGCCAGGACTTTTAATGTCTTTGTGGACGGTGAATGTTTTGAGGTTGGTGTCGATGAAGTGGGTGGTTCTCCTGTGATTTCATATGCGTCGCTTGCTGCAGCTACGCCCGCACCTGCAGGGGCTCCTGCGGTACCATCTGCCCCGGCAGTTCCTCCTGCAGCACCGGCAGCACCAGCCCCGAAACCCGCAGCACCCAAAGCGTCTACACCGGCACCCAAACCCAAACCTGCTGCGGCTGCAGATTCCGGCACCCCCGTCTTGGCACCCATGCCCGGCGTGATTGTTAAGTATCAGAAAAATGTTGGGGATACGGTAAATGCAGGCGATGCAGTTGTGGTGATTGAAGCCATGAAGATGGAAAATATCCTTCCGGCAACAGCCGACGGAACGATCGCCGCAATTAATTTCACATCAGGTGATTCCGTGGCCAAGGATGATGTGCTGGCAATCATAGAATAA
- a CDS encoding zinc ribbon domain-containing protein — MAFETKEELLEKYLKMDKPHCPHCDQPMTLWEIPPINFSDGLGWQTPYLFVCFNDDCPSYKKGWEHMEESMETLASYRCFCEPGADHFEYMPVFSPMGGTGTVMDDAALAAEHEKKELMKQTFSILTDYYMSKDWDEILKICLDAKIPPKARLKAAEMVGELGDATAVEYLINHKFPTPVLQEGVQKAIEQLHERHFTRECPFCAEIIKKRATVCKHCGKDVPKA, encoded by the coding sequence ATGGCATTTGAGACCAAAGAAGAACTGCTTGAAAAATATTTAAAAATGGACAAGCCCCATTGTCCCCATTGCGATCAGCCCATGACTCTGTGGGAAATTCCGCCCATCAATTTTTCCGACGGCTTGGGCTGGCAGACCCCCTATCTGTTTGTCTGTTTTAACGATGACTGTCCTTCTTATAAAAAGGGATGGGAGCATATGGAAGAATCCATGGAAACGCTCGCCTCCTACCGATGTTTTTGCGAACCAGGCGCTGATCATTTTGAATACATGCCTGTATTCAGTCCCATGGGCGGCACCGGCACTGTTATGGATGATGCGGCGCTTGCTGCGGAACACGAAAAAAAAGAGTTGATGAAACAAACCTTTTCCATTCTTACTGATTATTATATGTCTAAAGACTGGGATGAGATTTTAAAAATCTGCCTGGACGCTAAGATTCCGCCCAAGGCAAGGCTGAAAGCAGCAGAAATGGTTGGAGAGTTAGGTGATGCCACGGCCGTGGAGTACCTGATAAACCATAAATTTCCCACGCCGGTATTACAGGAAGGGGTGCAAAAAGCGATTGAACAGCTTCATGAACGACATTTTACCCGGGAATGTCCCTTCTGTGCCGAGATTATTAAAAAACGGGCCACGGTATGTAAACATTGCGGCAAGGATGTGCCAAAGGCATAA
- a CDS encoding type I restriction enzyme HsdR N-terminal domain-containing protein, whose protein sequence is MILDQVTDYITGKEIDNVGAEASRQIFEKFLVETKGYAKSDILVDVPLTVQFKGEDYPSVIDLIVNVEDRPFMAITCVAGSIGSYEREILAGARLVYDHIVPFSVSTDARDAIIKDAFTGKTIGQGLDAIPDHFQAKELLKKTEATHLDPDKRNGEMIIYRSFNLEKVNK, encoded by the coding sequence ATGATACTTGATCAAGTTACCGACTATATTACCGGCAAAGAGATAGACAATGTCGGCGCTGAAGCCAGCCGCCAGATTTTTGAAAAGTTCCTGGTAGAGACCAAAGGATACGCCAAATCAGATATTCTTGTGGACGTTCCGTTAACCGTGCAGTTCAAGGGCGAAGACTATCCATCCGTGATTGACCTCATTGTAAATGTGGAAGACCGTCCCTTTATGGCCATCACCTGTGTGGCAGGTTCCATTGGATCCTATGAAAGGGAAATTCTGGCCGGTGCCAGACTGGTCTATGACCATATAGTCCCATTTTCCGTATCCACGGATGCCAGGGACGCCATTATCAAGGATGCCTTCACAGGAAAAACCATCGGACAGGGACTTGATGCCATCCCGGATCATTTCCAGGCCAAAGAGCTGCTGAAAAAAACCGAAGCTACGCATCTTGATCCGGATAAAAGAAACGGTGAGATGATTATCTACAGATCTTTCAACCTGGAAAAGGTCAACAAATAA